A single genomic interval of Loxodonta africana isolate mLoxAfr1 unplaced genomic scaffold, mLoxAfr1.hap2 scaffold_34, whole genome shotgun sequence harbors:
- the LOC135229531 gene encoding LOW QUALITY PROTEIN: olfactory receptor 4A8-like (The sequence of the model RefSeq protein was modified relative to this genomic sequence to represent the inferred CDS: deleted 1 base in 1 codon), translated as MGHRNNVTEFVLLGLTQDPEGQKALFVMFLLIYIVTMVGNVLIVMIIIVSSSLNSPMYFFLACLSLMDAVYSTDISPKMIVDLLYDKKTISFPACMGQLFIGHVFGGTEVFLLVAMAYDRYVAICKPLHYLTMMNRQVCILLLVAACVGGFLHSVVQLLFVYSLPFCGPNVIDHFSCDMYPLLELACTDTYFIGLTVVTNGGAICMVIFILLLISYGVILSSLKTHSQEGRHKALSTCSSHITVVVLFFVPCIFLYVRPVSNFPIDKSMTVLYTVITPM; from the exons ATGGGACACAGAAACAATGTAACAGAATTTGTCCTCCTGGGACTCACTCAGGATCCTGAGGGCCAAAAAGCATTATTTGTCATGTTTTTGCTCATCTACATTGTGACGATGGTGGGAAATGTGCTCATTGTCATGATCATTATTGTTAGTTCCTCCCTGAactcccccatgtacttcttccttgcctgtctGTCACTAatggatgctgtttattccaCTGACATTTCTCCCAAAATGATCGTAGACTTACTCTATGAT AAAAAGACTATTTCCTTCCCAGCTTGCATGGGCCAGCTCTTCATAGGACACGTatttggtggtactgaggtctttcttctggtggcaatggcctatgaccgctatgtggccatctgtaagccacTGCATTACTTGACCATGATGAATCGACAGGTttgcattctgttgctggtggcgGCCTGCGTTGGAGGATTTTTGCACTCTGTGGTTCAACTTCTCTTTGTGTACAGCCtccccttctgtggccccaatgtcatTGATCACTTCAGCTGTGACATGTACCCGTTATTGGAACTTGCTTGCACCGACACCTATTTTATAGGCCTCACTGTTGTTACCAATGGTGGAGCCATCTGTATGGTAATTTTTATCCTTCTACTAATCTCCTACGGGGTCATCCTAAGCTCCCTGAAGACTCACAGTCAGGAAGGGAGGCACAAAGCCCTGTCTACCTGCAGCTCCCACATCACAGTGGTTGTCCTCTTTTTTGTCCCctgtattttcttgtatgttagacctgtttccaactttcccattgacAAATCCATGACTGTGCTGTATACAGTTATCACTCCCATGTAG